Proteins from a genomic interval of Clostridium sp. 'deep sea':
- a CDS encoding DNA-directed RNA polymerase subunit alpha: MIEMTKPSITKVNENIEENYACYVIEPLERGYGTTLGNSLRRILLSSLPGAAVSRVRIDSVLHEFSTIEGVVEDVTEIMLNLKQLRLHLHGVEDVVRINIAAEGPGVVTANDFTSDSDITILNPDLHIATLERGGRLFMEVDVEMGRGYVSAVMNKAEDQPIGVIPVDSIFSPVRRVSYNVENTRVGQDINKHKLTIELWTDGRLSPDEALGLGARIMSEHLALFINMSDTARDAEVLVEQEEDTMNRVLEMPIEELDLSVRSYNCLKRAGINTVQELIQRSEDEMLKVRNLGKKSLTEVKHKLVELNLSMRDSE, translated from the coding sequence GTGATTGAAATGACAAAGCCGTCTATTACCAAAGTGAATGAAAATATTGAAGAAAATTACGCTTGCTATGTTATAGAACCACTCGAGAGAGGTTATGGTACAACATTAGGCAATTCTTTACGTAGGATATTACTGTCTTCTTTACCCGGAGCAGCAGTATCTAGAGTTCGTATTGATAGTGTGCTTCATGAGTTTTCAACAATCGAAGGTGTTGTAGAGGACGTTACAGAAATTATGCTGAATCTAAAACAATTGCGTTTGCATTTACATGGAGTTGAAGACGTTGTACGTATCAATATTGCAGCCGAAGGTCCTGGGGTAGTTACAGCTAATGATTTTACATCAGATAGTGATATAACTATACTCAACCCAGACCTGCATATTGCAACTCTTGAGCGTGGTGGACGTTTATTCATGGAAGTAGATGTTGAGATGGGCAGAGGATATGTATCAGCTGTTATGAACAAAGCTGAAGACCAACCAATTGGTGTTATTCCTGTTGACTCAATTTTCTCTCCAGTAAGACGTGTAAGTTACAACGTAGAAAACACTCGTGTTGGGCAAGACATTAATAAACATAAGCTTACAATAGAATTGTGGACAGATGGAAGATTATCTCCAGATGAAGCTTTAGGTTTAGGCGCACGCATTATGAGTGAGCACCTAGCATTGTTTATCAATATGTCTGATACAGCAAGAGACGCAGAAGTTCTCGTGGAGCAAGAAGAAGATACAATGAATCGTGTACTTGAAATGCCAATCGAAGAACTTGATCTCTCTGTTAGATCATACAATTGTTTAAAACGAGCAGGCATAAATACAGTACAAGAGCTTATACAGCGCTCTGAAGATGAAATGCTTAAGGTACGAAACTTAGGTAAGAAGTCCTTAACCGAAGTAAAACACAAGCTAGTTGAATTAAACTTAAGCATGCGTGATTCGGAGTAA
- the rplQ gene encoding 50S ribosomal protein L17 — protein MMGYRKLGRRSSHRRSMLRNLTTDFLRHGRIETTETRAKELRRIAEKMITLGKRGDLHARRQALAYIYDEAVVSRLFEEIAPKYAEVNGGYTRIIKGNLRRGDSAPRAIIELV, from the coding sequence ATCATGGGCTATCGTAAACTAGGGCGTCGTTCATCGCATCGTAGATCTATGTTAAGAAATTTAACAACTGACTTTTTGCGACACGGTCGTATTGAAACGACTGAAACACGTGCTAAAGAATTACGTCGAATAGCAGAAAAAATGATTACGTTAGGCAAACGTGGGGATTTACACGCTCGCCGTCAAGCCTTAGCATATATTTATGATGAAGCAGTAGTTTCTCGTTTATTCGAGGAAATTGCTCCAAAATATGCAGAAGTAAATGGTGGATATACACGTATCATTAAAGGTAATTTACGTAGAGGTGACTCAGCTCCTAGAGCAATTATTGAGTTAGTATAA
- a CDS encoding energy-coupling factor transporter ATPase, which yields MSNLIIECKNINFKYDKEEQNKVLNNINLTINEGEFVCIVGANGSGKSTLAKMFNALLLPDSGEVNVVGYKTSDEANTQKIRQKVGMVFQNPDNQIVATIVEEDVAFGPENLGIPPLEIRERVNESLKTVGMYNYRMHAPHLLSGGQKQRIAIAGVLAITPQVIILDEATAMLDPNGRKEVMETIKQLHKEKNITVILITHHMDEVVNADRVLVMSGGEIQIDDNPVNVFSLGRKLKNYGLDLPQIASLAVSLKENGLNINTGILTIEEMVNALCQLN from the coding sequence ATGAGCAATTTAATTATAGAGTGTAAAAACATTAACTTTAAATACGATAAAGAAGAACAGAACAAAGTTCTTAACAACATAAATCTTACAATTAATGAGGGTGAATTTGTTTGTATAGTTGGAGCAAATGGCTCTGGTAAATCAACCTTAGCTAAAATGTTTAATGCTTTGCTATTGCCAGATTCCGGTGAAGTGAACGTAGTAGGTTATAAAACTAGCGACGAAGCAAATACTCAAAAGATACGGCAAAAAGTTGGTATGGTTTTTCAAAATCCAGATAACCAAATAGTAGCAACTATAGTAGAAGAAGATGTTGCTTTTGGTCCTGAAAACCTAGGCATACCTCCACTAGAGATAAGAGAACGAGTAAACGAATCACTTAAAACAGTGGGTATGTATAATTACCGTATGCATGCACCCCATTTATTGTCGGGTGGTCAAAAGCAACGTATTGCTATTGCAGGGGTGTTAGCAATAACCCCGCAGGTAATAATACTAGATGAAGCAACAGCCATGTTAGATCCAAATGGACGAAAAGAAGTAATGGAGACCATTAAACAATTGCATAAAGAAAAAAACATAACCGTTATTTTAATAACCCATCATATGGATGAGGTTGTAAATGCAGATAGAGTTTTAGTGATGTCTGGTGGAGAAATTCAAATAGATGATAACCCTGTAAACGTATTTAGCTTAGGTCGAAAGCTAAAAAATTATGGTTTAGATTTGCCCCAAATAGCATCCTTAGCAGTAAGCCTAAAAGAGAACGGCTTAAACATTAATACAGGAATCCTAACTATAGAAGAGATGGTAAATGCCTTATGCCAATTAAACTAA
- a CDS encoding energy-coupling factor transporter ATPase — MPIKLKNVSCIYNPKTPFEVYALKEIDLEISDGSYVAIIGQTGSGKSTLIQHFNGLILPSSGSVTVNQLAMSDKKNRRQIRKDVGIVFQYPEHQLFEETVFKDIAFGPTNMGMSKNEIEKAVISSLKAVGLSEDLLEESPFDLSGGQMRRVAIAGVLAMSPKILVLDEPTAGLDPKARHAILQMINKIHQKHKITIILVTHDMEQAAAYASRVVVMNNGTIVYDGKPREVFKNINELKELGLDVPPVTLLCYKLKQLGYKVPQLPLTISEAKEIILKNIGVKSNAE, encoded by the coding sequence ATGCCAATTAAACTAAAAAACGTAAGCTGTATATATAACCCCAAAACACCCTTTGAAGTATATGCCTTAAAAGAAATAGATTTAGAAATAAGTGATGGCTCTTATGTAGCCATAATTGGGCAAACAGGTTCGGGTAAATCTACCTTAATACAGCATTTTAATGGACTAATATTGCCAAGTTCTGGTTCAGTTACAGTAAATCAACTAGCTATGAGTGATAAAAAAAATAGACGCCAAATAAGAAAAGACGTTGGCATAGTATTTCAGTACCCTGAGCATCAGCTATTCGAGGAAACTGTATTTAAAGATATAGCTTTTGGACCCACAAACATGGGTATGAGTAAAAACGAAATTGAAAAGGCTGTAATAAGCTCTCTTAAAGCTGTAGGATTAAGTGAAGACTTACTTGAAGAATCACCCTTCGATTTAAGCGGAGGGCAAATGCGAAGGGTTGCAATTGCTGGAGTGTTAGCTATGAGTCCTAAAATATTAGTGTTAGATGAGCCTACTGCTGGGCTTGACCCAAAGGCCAGACATGCTATATTACAAATGATAAATAAAATACACCAAAAGCATAAAATAACAATTATTTTAGTTACCCACGATATGGAGCAGGCCGCAGCTTATGCTAGTAGAGTGGTGGTAATGAATAACGGAACTATTGTATACGACGGAAAACCAAGAGAGGTATTTAAAAACATAAATGAACTTAAAGAGTTAGGCTTGGATGTACCTCCTGTAACCCTTTTGTGTTACAAGCTCAAGCAGCTAGGTTATAAAGTACCACAGCTACCTTTAACCATTAGCGAGGCTAAGGAAATAATACTAAAGAATATCGGGGTGAAAAGCAATGCTGAATAA
- a CDS encoding energy-coupling factor transporter transmembrane component T, translated as MLNNITIGQYIPGNSAVHKIDPRVKILLTIFFVVVLFIAKGFYSYLTIALFTMAIIAISRVGIKVILKGLKPLVIIIGLTVILHALFNKNGELLWSIGPLKIYSEGLYFGLLMASRLILLITFTSLLTLTTSPIALTDGIERLLSPFKRIGLPAHELAMMMTIALRFIPTLLEEAQKIMKAQQSRGADFETGKLVERAKALIPLLVPLFVSAFRRADDLAMAMEARCYQGGEGRTRMKILKLRFIDFVSFAVMIALCTLILYLKSYAI; from the coding sequence ATGCTGAATAATATTACAATTGGACAGTATATTCCCGGTAATTCAGCTGTGCATAAAATTGACCCTAGAGTGAAAATACTGCTAACAATCTTCTTTGTAGTGGTTCTATTTATTGCCAAGGGTTTTTATTCGTACTTAACTATTGCGCTCTTTACAATGGCAATTATAGCAATCTCAAGGGTAGGTATAAAAGTAATACTAAAGGGCTTAAAGCCTTTAGTTATAATAATTGGCTTAACAGTAATACTACATGCTTTATTTAATAAAAATGGTGAGCTATTATGGAGCATTGGTCCTCTTAAAATATACTCCGAGGGTCTTTACTTTGGTTTGCTAATGGCAAGCAGATTAATACTACTAATAACCTTTACTTCACTGTTAACACTTACAACATCACCGATTGCTTTAACTGATGGTATAGAGCGATTGTTATCGCCATTTAAACGCATTGGTTTACCCGCTCATGAGCTAGCAATGATGATGACCATAGCCTTAAGATTTATACCAACTTTGTTAGAAGAGGCTCAAAAAATAATGAAAGCCCAGCAGTCTCGAGGTGCAGATTTTGAAACAGGTAAATTAGTTGAAAGAGCCAAAGCCTTAATACCACTTTTAGTGCCACTTTTTGTGAGCGCTTTTAGAAGAGCAGATGATTTGGCAATGGCTATGGAAGCAAGGTGTTACCAAGGGGGAGAGGGTAGAACCCGAATGAAGATCCTAAAGCTAAGATTTATAGATTTTGTTTCGTTTGCAGTGATGATAGCTTTATGTACCTTAATACTCTATCTGAAATCGTATGCTATATGA
- the truA gene encoding tRNA pseudouridine(38-40) synthase TruA encodes MRSILISISYDGTDFCGWQRQSKDRTVQQVIEDNLSRVCKEKVTITGCSRTDAGVHALDQKATFKTICNIPTNKFALVLNAELPNDILITNCEEVDINFHPRHEAKSKQYEYLIQNSLAIDIRDLRYCWHITQQLNIAEMQKACSYFIGEHDFSTFCAAGSKVINRVRTVSKAELTVIENNKLKFTIEGNGFLYKMVRIMVGSLVNVGLGKIKSTDLPNIILSKCRDNATTTAPAKGLCLKNIEYK; translated from the coding sequence ATGAGAAGTATATTAATATCTATAAGCTATGATGGCACTGATTTTTGTGGCTGGCAAAGGCAAAGCAAAGATAGAACTGTTCAGCAAGTTATCGAAGATAACTTAAGCCGAGTATGTAAGGAAAAAGTCACTATAACAGGATGCAGTAGAACAGATGCAGGAGTTCATGCCCTTGACCAAAAGGCAACATTTAAAACAATCTGCAATATACCAACCAATAAATTTGCGTTAGTTTTAAATGCCGAACTTCCCAATGATATTTTAATTACAAACTGTGAAGAAGTAGACATAAATTTTCACCCTCGCCATGAGGCAAAAAGTAAACAATATGAGTACCTTATTCAAAATAGCTTAGCCATAGACATAAGAGATTTAAGATATTGTTGGCATATAACACAACAGCTAAATATTGCTGAAATGCAAAAGGCGTGCAGCTATTTTATAGGTGAACACGACTTTTCAACCTTTTGTGCCGCTGGTAGCAAGGTCATAAATCGAGTTCGCACTGTCTCTAAAGCTGAACTGACTGTAATAGAAAACAATAAATTGAAATTTACAATTGAAGGCAATGGTTTTTTATATAAAATGGTAAGAATTATGGTTGGTAGCTTAGTGAATGTAGGTTTAGGCAAAATTAAATCCACCGATTTACCTAATATCATCCTCTCTAAGTGTAGAGATAATGCCACGACTACTGCCCCTGCCAAGGGATTATGCCTAAAGAATATTGAATATAAATAG
- the rplM gene encoding 50S ribosomal protein L13, producing the protein MRTYMAKPAEVEHKWYVVDVAGQTLGRVASEIAVILRGKHKPEYTPHIDTGDFVIVINADKVVLTGNKLEQKEFQRYSGYPGGLKRIKYAEIMEKTPERAVEKAVKGMLPKNKLGRKMIKKLKVYAGAEHPHQAQQPEAWELRRQ; encoded by the coding sequence ATGCGTACTTATATGGCTAAACCAGCTGAGGTTGAGCATAAGTGGTATGTTGTGGACGTTGCCGGGCAAACTCTTGGTCGTGTGGCCAGTGAGATTGCTGTTATTTTACGCGGCAAGCACAAACCTGAATATACCCCCCATATCGATACTGGGGATTTTGTAATAGTAATTAACGCAGATAAAGTTGTTTTAACTGGTAATAAGTTAGAGCAAAAAGAATTCCAACGATACTCAGGATATCCAGGCGGACTTAAGAGAATTAAGTATGCTGAAATAATGGAAAAGACACCTGAAAGAGCAGTAGAAAAAGCAGTAAAAGGTATGTTACCTAAGAACAAATTAGGTCGCAAAATGATTAAAAAATTAAAAGTTTACGCTGGTGCGGAGCATCCTCACCAAGCGCAGCAGCCCGAAGCTTGGGAACTGCGTCGACAATAG
- the rpsI gene encoding 30S ribosomal protein S9, with product MAQQLQYWGTGRRKKAVARVRLVPGSGKIVINGKDINDYFGLETLKVISRQPLELTKTSGMYDVFVNVHGGGFSGQAGAIRHGIARALIVADKESYRKPLKKAGFLTRDSRMKERKKPGLKKARRAPQFSKR from the coding sequence ATGGCACAACAATTACAATATTGGGGAACCGGCCGAAGAAAAAAAGCTGTTGCTAGAGTTCGTTTAGTTCCTGGTAGTGGAAAAATTGTTATTAACGGCAAAGATATCAATGATTACTTTGGTTTAGAGACATTAAAAGTTATCTCTCGTCAACCATTAGAGTTAACAAAAACATCTGGTATGTATGATGTATTTGTTAATGTTCATGGCGGTGGATTCTCTGGTCAAGCTGGTGCAATTCGTCACGGAATAGCTCGTGCGTTAATTGTAGCTGACAAAGAGAGTTATAGAAAGCCTCTTAAAAAAGCTGGCTTCTTAACAAGAGATTCACGCATGAAAGAGCGTAAAAAGCCTGGTCTTAAAAAGGCTCGTCGTGCTCCACAGTTCTCTAAGCGTTAA
- a CDS encoding DUF4932 domain-containing protein, translated as MFNKKFVIGAIIIIIVLLVIVANNINYSATSSKDINPTILFQTSKSSDEVNYTISINKMIDTYIIASALYLDFDSRIILPNTEEHSIYKKAKEFFIPYKNHSFIKSMHKYVNNGDVNGDVIGVLLSYSPTASLNKLHNVDDKYKRYLFKEDKDIEIFIRGLKDFYKDSNANKFFSCNKALDRKVKTYIQKNTKESKIIELIKSTEEYVNTKNKYFGELPVAYETVLTIFRPSMASFYSYETKNGFKIISFQSPNDISQNPYKLDICNFVENVIHEFLHSYINEPIYNITISNCKDISKYYTSIVNNKMYSSMPLTRQIDEYIVRAIEGRIYSQTFGEEYAKKTIINKEIEFGGFERLGEIYNMLSNYEKDRDKYLAIDDFLPQLVEELTRRAE; from the coding sequence ATGTTTAATAAGAAATTCGTTATCGGAGCAATAATCATTATTATAGTTTTATTAGTGATTGTAGCTAATAACATCAACTACTCTGCTACATCTAGTAAAGATATAAATCCAACTATCTTATTTCAAACTAGCAAGAGTAGTGATGAAGTTAATTACACAATTAGCATTAATAAAATGATAGATACGTATATTATTGCTAGCGCATTATACCTGGATTTTGATAGTAGAATAATACTGCCTAATACCGAAGAACATTCAATCTATAAAAAAGCCAAAGAATTCTTTATACCATATAAAAATCACAGTTTTATTAAGTCTATGCATAAATATGTTAATAATGGCGATGTGAATGGAGATGTTATTGGAGTTTTATTGTCCTATAGTCCTACAGCCTCTTTAAATAAACTACATAATGTTGATGATAAGTATAAAAGGTACTTATTTAAGGAAGATAAAGACATTGAAATTTTTATAAGAGGTCTTAAAGACTTTTATAAAGATAGCAATGCAAATAAATTTTTTAGTTGTAATAAAGCATTGGATAGAAAAGTAAAAACCTATATTCAAAAGAATACTAAAGAGAGTAAAATAATTGAATTAATAAAATCTACAGAAGAATATGTAAATACTAAAAATAAATACTTTGGAGAATTACCTGTAGCGTATGAAACAGTACTAACAATTTTTAGACCGTCAATGGCAAGTTTTTATTCATATGAGACAAAGAATGGATTTAAAATAATATCTTTTCAATCACCAAATGATATTTCTCAAAACCCATACAAACTAGATATTTGCAATTTCGTTGAAAATGTCATTCACGAATTTCTTCATTCATACATAAACGAACCAATATATAATATAACAATCAGTAATTGCAAAGATATAAGCAAATACTATACTAGTATCGTTAATAACAAAATGTATAGTAGTATGCCACTAACTAGACAGATAGATGAATATATAGTGAGAGCTATTGAAGGTAGAATCTACAGTCAAACGTTTGGGGAGGAATATGCTAAAAAAACAATTATTAATAAAGAAATTGAATTTGGGGGATTTGAGAGATTAGGTGAAATTTATAACATGCTAAGTAATTATGAAAAAGACAGAGATAAATATCTAGCCATAGATGATTTTTTACCTCAACTAGTGGAGGAATTAACTAGACGGGCTGAATAG
- a CDS encoding LD-carboxypeptidase — protein MIKPLLTTGDTVGIIACSDGMKENQRIILTNVIKQLSNIGLKIELAKTIFRVQAELSGTAQERAHELMKLFTNKNIKAIFDISGGDSANQILPYLNYQAIQQNAKPYFGISDLTVLLNALTTCSNIPTYHYMIRNLVDEYADRQLLLFQNSFMIGKDDIYNINYNWVNGNEMQGMVIGGNIRCFLKLAGTKYLPNANGKILFLESLGGSVNRIGSLLAQLKQMNYLQKISGIILGTFSQLELEQTQPTKEEMVLNITSDLNIPIIRTSELGHGKNAHCLVIGKQYSFRKKK, from the coding sequence ATGATTAAGCCACTACTAACAACAGGAGACACAGTGGGCATAATAGCTTGCTCCGACGGAATGAAGGAAAATCAAAGAATCATATTGACAAATGTAATTAAGCAATTAAGCAATATAGGTTTAAAAATAGAGTTAGCTAAAACGATTTTTAGAGTACAGGCAGAACTTAGTGGAACAGCACAGGAGAGAGCACATGAGTTAATGAAGCTTTTTACAAATAAAAACATTAAAGCCATCTTTGATATTTCGGGTGGAGATTCAGCAAATCAAATACTACCATACTTAAACTATCAAGCAATACAACAAAACGCTAAACCTTATTTTGGTATAAGTGACCTTACAGTTTTACTAAATGCATTAACTACCTGTAGTAACATACCAACCTATCACTATATGATAAGAAACCTAGTTGATGAATATGCGGATAGGCAGCTACTGCTGTTCCAAAATAGCTTTATGATAGGCAAAGATGATATCTATAATATTAACTATAATTGGGTAAATGGCAATGAAATGCAGGGTATGGTTATAGGCGGTAATATTAGATGCTTTCTTAAGTTAGCTGGTACAAAGTACCTACCTAATGCAAATGGTAAAATATTATTTTTAGAGAGCTTGGGTGGTAGTGTCAACAGAATAGGTTCTTTATTAGCACAGCTAAAGCAAATGAATTATTTACAAAAAATAAGCGGTATAATACTAGGTACTTTTTCACAGCTTGAGTTAGAACAAACTCAACCAACAAAAGAGGAAATGGTATTAAATATAACTAGTGATCTTAATATACCGATTATTAGAACAAGTGAATTAGGTCACGGTAAAAATGCTCATTGTCTTGTAATTGGTAAACAATACTCATTTAGAAAGAAAAAATAA
- a CDS encoding copper amine oxidase N-terminal domain-containing protein, with protein MFFTLAIILLLAPLANAEEMPKLKVDDCIVLALKSNRNYYIDKDSNRLMIPMSIAMQALNVNYVGYDKETKQRTFRFLGNEIKLAIGCKTAYINGKTHIMDVAPAKFNGVFELMFIPIRVLIDSCDLQVSWNSEWKELCIHDKRIQSPKNYIIYFDGNYPEKDKTTPYFRLISYCLPVNDQNTNIFLSLKNISGKQKHDCKIGYFAKGNFNKKYFEIDTLAENEVINVCCNTEVESLNNYFLSIIVDY; from the coding sequence ATGTTTTTTACTTTAGCTATAATATTATTGTTAGCCCCTTTAGCTAATGCAGAAGAAATGCCAAAACTTAAAGTTGATGATTGTATTGTTTTAGCACTAAAATCTAATCGAAATTATTACATCGACAAAGATAGCAATAGACTAATGATACCAATGTCTATTGCTATGCAGGCTTTAAATGTTAACTATGTAGGTTATGATAAAGAAACTAAACAAAGAACTTTTAGGTTTTTAGGTAATGAGATTAAACTTGCCATAGGATGTAAAACCGCTTACATTAATGGTAAAACCCACATAATGGATGTTGCTCCAGCTAAATTTAATGGTGTTTTTGAACTAATGTTTATTCCTATAAGGGTTTTAATTGATAGTTGTGATTTGCAAGTTAGTTGGAATAGTGAATGGAAGGAGCTATGCATTCATGATAAGAGAATACAGAGCCCTAAAAATTATATTATATATTTTGATGGCAACTATCCTGAAAAAGATAAAACAACACCCTATTTTAGGCTTATATCTTACTGCTTACCTGTTAACGACCAAAACACTAATATTTTTTTGAGCTTAAAAAACATCTCTGGTAAGCAGAAGCATGATTGTAAAATTGGATATTTTGCTAAAGGTAATTTTAATAAAAAATATTTTGAGATAGATACGTTAGCTGAAAATGAAGTGATTAATGTTTGTTGTAATACTGAAGTAGAGTCTCTTAACAATTATTTTCTTAGTATAATTGTTGATTATTAG
- a CDS encoding N-acetylmuramoyl-L-alanine amidase: MLKKLKVIFLIFMMLVLLLLSRDYYVAQVSGEMFSWGEMVIVIDAGHGGIDSGCTGNGLLEKDITLALSNETARLLRACGIMTVCTRVDDVALKEKNDDITYRNRWRLDLARRVEIAQEANANALISIHINSIRSSKWRGAQVFYDPEKKDSKYLADIIQKQLNKVTNGKRLSNTGDYYVTRESNMPSVIVEAGFLSNSSEAKLLADLGYQKQIAWAIVSGILNWLDNNVIHQ; encoded by the coding sequence TTGTTAAAAAAACTAAAAGTCATATTTTTAATCTTTATGATGTTAGTGTTGTTATTATTATCACGCGACTACTACGTTGCGCAGGTTTCTGGAGAAATGTTTAGTTGGGGAGAAATGGTTATTGTCATAGATGCAGGGCATGGGGGTATAGACTCGGGTTGTACGGGCAACGGCTTACTCGAAAAAGATATTACATTAGCTTTAAGCAATGAAACAGCACGGCTTTTAAGAGCCTGTGGTATCATGACAGTTTGTACGCGAGTGGATGATGTTGCCTTAAAGGAAAAAAACGATGATATAACATATCGTAACCGCTGGCGGCTTGATTTAGCCCGTAGAGTAGAGATAGCTCAAGAAGCAAATGCCAACGCCTTAATATCTATTCATATTAATAGTATTAGAAGCAGTAAATGGCGTGGAGCACAAGTATTTTATGACCCAGAGAAAAAAGACAGTAAATACTTAGCAGATATTATTCAAAAGCAGCTTAACAAAGTAACCAATGGAAAACGACTTAGTAATACAGGAGATTATTATGTAACAAGAGAATCAAACATGCCTAGTGTTATCGTAGAAGCTGGCTTTTTATCTAACTCTAGTGAAGCAAAGCTTTTGGCAGATTTAGGGTACCAAAAACAAATAGCTTGGGCCATTGTTAGTGGTATTTTAAATTGGCTAGATAACAACGTTATTCATCAATAA
- a CDS encoding PqqD family protein codes for MDISLSDKFKWILKESGGYIYSFEDKSVKVINETGVYILQNITNCSMEELADNMTERYKDTKREDLYRDINSFINQLQSEGYLCVNK; via the coding sequence ATGGATATTAGTTTAAGCGATAAATTTAAGTGGATTTTAAAAGAAAGCGGAGGTTATATTTATAGCTTTGAAGATAAAAGTGTTAAAGTTATTAATGAAACAGGGGTCTATATTTTACAAAACATAACAAATTGCAGTATGGAAGAGTTAGCAGATAATATGACTGAACGTTATAAAGATACTAAGAGAGAAGACCTATACAGAGATATAAATAGCTTTATAAACCAATTGCAGTCGGAGGGTTATTTATGCGTAAACAAATAG
- a CDS encoding radical SAM protein: MRKQIDRLYITLTNQCNMRCPHCWISAGEAHDERKIEFREYKNVIDSLLNYGLKTIKVTGGEPLIKKDLVKSLLAYCNEKSLSFNVETNGLLIDDEYLELFKNAKDIELGLSLDFPNDMHDSFRKFPDAFNIIKNVLIKLNKNNISNSVVMTVHKGNYHFMEQLADLVIGEFGGTFVKYLVCRESGRAETEMLNELLNPSEIINFYKEVIRIAHKYPKKITAMIPTAFQEIDSELIVGTCDFDKIISVLPDGSIALCGIGINNPETVLGKISVDSISNIVENNMLLEKIRSQNKVYTGVCGVCIFNKVCANICPASSYSSYNTYFGPYPICQKLYEAGLFPQEYVIGEAAV, encoded by the coding sequence ATGCGTAAACAAATAGACAGACTTTACATAACCCTTACAAATCAATGTAATATGAGATGTCCACATTGCTGGATATCAGCAGGTGAGGCTCATGATGAAAGAAAAATTGAGTTTAGGGAGTATAAAAACGTAATTGATTCTTTATTAAATTATGGTCTTAAAACAATTAAAGTAACTGGTGGAGAGCCACTCATCAAAAAAGACTTAGTTAAATCATTATTAGCCTATTGTAATGAAAAATCTTTAAGCTTTAACGTAGAAACAAATGGCTTACTTATAGATGATGAATATCTTGAGTTATTTAAAAATGCTAAAGATATAGAGCTAGGCTTAAGCTTAGATTTTCCCAATGACATGCATGATAGCTTTAGAAAGTTTCCAGATGCATTTAACATTATAAAAAATGTTTTAATTAAGCTCAATAAAAATAATATATCAAACTCAGTCGTAATGACTGTTCATAAAGGCAACTATCACTTTATGGAGCAGCTTGCCGACTTAGTAATAGGTGAGTTTGGTGGTACATTTGTTAAGTACCTAGTTTGTAGAGAATCTGGAAGAGCAGAAACAGAAATGCTTAATGAGTTATTAAATCCTAGTGAAATAATCAATTTCTATAAAGAAGTGATTAGAATAGCCCATAAATACCCCAAAAAAATAACGGCTATGATTCCAACCGCATTCCAAGAAATAGATAGCGAATTAATTGTTGGAACATGTGATTTTGATAAAATAATTAGTGTTTTACCAGATGGCTCTATAGCATTATGTGGCATTGGTATTAACAACCCCGAAACTGTCTTAGGTAAAATTAGTGTAGATTCTATTTCAAATATCGTTGAAAACAACATGCTTTTAGAGAAAATAAGAAGTCAGAACAAAGTATATACCGGAGTATGTGGGGTTTGTATTTTTAACAAAGTTTGTGCCAATATTTGTCCTGCAAGCTCTTACTCGTCATATAATACCTATTTTGGGCCATATCCTATTTGCCAAAAACTATATGAAGCTGGTTTATTCCCTCAAGAATATGTTATTGGTGAAGCAGCTGTATGA